The sequence CGATGATTTTCATGAACtcagatacaatggttgaatcattagtcaaattccaaaaacaaaaacaactttttaaaaacaatttttttttgttttctagtttttagAATCTTGCatgttttttaaataatcaGTAAAAAGTtcataacaaatgaaaaaatttggagataaaaatggtgtctatagacttaattttaaaaaacaaaaaaataaaaaaccaaataattacatATAAGTccgaaataataattataacaagATTCTAAGAAAGTTTATCGAATCACTATCTACTAGGCCATACACTAAATAAGTAAGAAGATATTTTAATCGGACGTATGCAGATTTCATTCACATGATTCATTTGCCATGCAAAAAGATATTATAAAGTTACCTCTTTGACCTTTCAagctttaattttaattaaattaaatgggATTTTGGTAAACATTCCTAATGTGAATAATTTTGAGAGACTTGTTGGACTTGTCTAACATGAATGATAATGAGAGATTTTTTTGAAGGTGTAAGCGTTTGGTCATGCTTATTGGTTTTGAGAGACTTGTTGGACTTGTCTAACATGAATGATCTTGAGAGATTTTTTGATGGTGCAAGGGTTTGGTCATGCTTATTGGTTTGTTATTTATCCATTTTCCTTTTGtaataatatacaataaaatgtttagattttccttttttaagttTAACCACGAAGGTGGTGGGAATTCAAACTTGTACCTCCTAATTGAGATAATAAttaatcctaaaattaagttagTTTCAATTTGACAATAATACGTTTagatttaattagttttattattattaaggcAATTCATTGGGTTTTGCGATAACCTAGTTTTCTTAAGAAACTAAAAATTCTTTTAGGAAAAGAGTAGAAATTGACAATAATGTCAACTATATAATCTTAACTATAGTACATCTTGAATACAAACTTGTCTCAAAAGATTTCATGTCAGAAACTTTATGCTTATCTCATATGGTAAGTGAGTATTCGGTATATATtgtaaataatttatttctCCAAGTCATCTTTTACAGAGAAGTAGAGGgtatacatacaatataaatgaattaaaaataggACTCTCAAAGTGCTCAACCACAACCTAAAGACTCTCTAAACATATAGACTAAGTATATATTAACACcttccctcaaactcaaggtggtaaAGTAGGAATTAACTTGAGTTTGTTAAGCAGGAGGAGGAAGCGCCTGAGGGACAGAGCTTTGGTGAAAATATCACCTGGTTGCTCAGTAGTAGAACAACTCGCAAAAGAACAGTTTTACTCTGAAGATGATGtcgaaaaaaatgaaaatcattctTGATATGCTTGGTGCGCTCATGAAAAACATCATTGTGAACAATTTAGATGGCATTACGATTGTCACAATGAAAGATAGTGGCAGACGGCTGAGGAACTCCGATATCAGCAAGCAGCCAATGAAGCCATAATAACTCTAACGTGGAATCATCCACGGCATGATATTCAGACTTTATATTGGAACGAGAGACAACACCCTGTTTCTTATTCTGCCAAGAAATAAGAGAGTCACGGAGATAGAAATAGTAACCTGATAAGACCAGGTTAATTAGAATCAGAGTAGCCAGATAAGACCAGGGATGACTGGGATGAGAATTGAAGCCATGTCCTAGAGTCTCCTTGaaataaggaagaatacaaagAACAACAATAAAATGAATGGTTCAAGGGGCAGCCATGAACTGGCTTACAATGTGAACAACATATGCAATGTCGGGATGAGTTACTATTAGATAAATAAGACTTCCAACAAGTTGATGGTAGATACTGACATCTTAAAAAGAATGCTATCAAATAGAGTCAGATGAACATTACGGTCGAATGGTGTTGGGGTTGTAGTAGAGTCAATGATCCTGGAGTGCACCAATAAGTCTGAAGCATATTTCGCTTGTGACAATGAGTAACCAACAGAGCTCATTAATACTTTAAGACCAAGAAAATAACTAAGGgatcccaaatctttcatctcaaagtgCTCGCCAAGGTAGTGTTGTAGATCAGAAATAATCTAAGGATCATCCCCAATAATAATCATATAATCAACatacaaaagaagaagaataatacCATGATCTATTTGGTGCGTAAAGAGAGTCATGTTATGAGAGCTGGGCATAAATCTATGTTGAAAAATGGTGGAACTGAAAGTTGCAAACCAGGCCCGCGAAGCTTGCTTCAAACCATACAATGCTCGATAAAGGAGACACACTTTCTGAGATGAGGGAGAGAAAACTAGGGGTCCGCATATAGACTTCCTCAGATAAGGCCCCATTAAGGAAAGCATTGTTGACATCCATTTAAAGAAGAGGCCACTGTTTGCCTATGACAATGGCTAAGAGACTCCAAACGGATGTCATCCAGGCCACAAGTGCAAAGTTCTCTTCATAATCAATCCATATTCTTGAGAGTATCCTTTGACCACCAAACGAGCTTTATAATGTTCAATAGAACCATTAGAGCGAGTCTTGATCTTGTATACCCACCTGCAACCAATAGGTTTCTTACTAGGAGGCAAGGTAACATAGTCTTATGTGTGCATCTTGTCTAAGGCCTGAAGTTCATCATTCATAGCTTACTACCACAGAGGGTCACTATTCTCCTCATGAAAAGGGGTAAGTTCAACCAAGAAACTGATAGtgaaaaaacaatgaaaatctcGAAGATGAGTGGGAGGTGCCCTTACCCGAGTGGAGCTTTGAACAAGAGAAGCAGAGTCAAGAGCAGGTTCAGACTCCACAAGTGAGACAAATGATAGATCAGGATCAATAGAGACAGGCACAGATTACTCAAGCTCAGTATCACGAGAAGATGAATATGAAGGAAATAGATCAACGAAACCATCAGGAAGAAAGAGATGAGGACCTGAAAGAGAAGTATGAAAGGTTGAGAAACTAGAGAATATTATATACTCTCAGAAAGTGACATGGCGAGAGATCCACAATCTTTTAGAAAGAGAATCCCAACAACGTAAACCTTTGTGCTCGATTTCATAGCCAAGAAAGCAATATAGACGCGATTCTAATTTTATATGTTCATGTAGATGGAGAAGAACAAAACATGCACAACCAAAGAACTTGAAATTAGAGTAATAAGCAGAAGTACCACATAAATGTTCAAACGAAGAGACATTGTGAAGGATAGATGAAGGAAGACAATTGATTGTGTAGACATAAGTAAGGGCAACCTCTCCTCAAAATTTTACAGGGTAGGAGGTAGATAGGAGATGAACCCGAACAAAATCCAGAATGTGGTGATGTTTACGTTCCACTCGCCCATTCTGTTGAGAGGTATATGGACAAGAGCGCTGAATAAGAGTGCCTTGTTGggtaagaaaagaaagaagaatagaGTCCTTATACTCTAAGGCGTTATCTGTACAAAGAGCTTTGGTTGTACGTGAAAACTGAGTGTAGACCATATTagcaaaatcaatatatttttaagacAAGGTAGACTGatgtttaagaaaatatatccagGTAAACCAAGATTAATCAtcaataaacaaaacaaaatagtgATATCTAGTGATAGTAGAATTAGGATCATGATCCAAAATGTCAGAGTGAATTAAGTCAAAAGGTTGATCACATATAGAACTGGACTAGGAAAAGGATAATGCAGGTTGTTTAGCAAGTTTGAAATCTACACAGTCAAAAGGAATAAACTTGGAAATGCTATTCAAATTTCTAATAGAAATCAAATGACAAAGTTTGGCAGAAGAAGCATGGACCAAGATGAAGATGTCACTGACATATATCAGAGTCAGTGATAGAAGCAGAAAGAGAACAAGGAAGTAGCTGAATTGATGTAAGCTCAAATAATCTTCTCACTTTGTGACCCACACCAACTGTCTGTCTCATCTGTGGATCTTGAACTTGGCCCCtggtagaagaaaaagaaacagttATGCCAATATCATACAACTGTCTAACAGAGGCAAGATTAAAGGTTAGGTTTAGCACACAATAACTTTGGAAAGTTGTAGCATGAGAGTGTTTATGGATCCAACATTAGATATGGTCATACAATTACCGTCAACAGCATAGATAAGTGTTGAGGTTgttgctctaaatctcgtagggtcctatagtttttaaacaCTTATAGGAACAAATATTTCAgtgtttaataatatatgatatttgattcactctgtctatgaaatatatgatattttagttacattaaccacaaactaataaactaacatccatggttatcgttgtaacttaaacatgtatgtggagacatacaggtggatcatgtaagtgataacctaaatggtttgtagtatatggataagactgggtaccttatcctagtgacactatgagtatgacccgctttgttggtgttacaaattttgtaaagtgctacaaatgatctgatcctgatcattcatgtattagacatgtgagcgaggatattcaatacaaaggagtttgtataagaccagactaagaaatgtttagtctcgttatataacgacGTTCATAATAGACACTTTCATTTCACTTGGATGACCATAGGAAACATGACCTTAaccctaagtgagttgtgaactcttgcctatgagggtggtcctttgatttgcatgggtgagaatgaccaaaatgccgactcaacaagcctaccattttggggattcgtctaattggggagctgagaactcagctacataagatggaattcactctttccctgaaacaggggtaagtagataaattgctctcttaaggattgattttgggtcttgaacaatgtggcaccacacccccTCTTGACCAGAGAGGAGTTTAATCATAGTGGgattatgatctattattcattagagggatcagtggtacttaaggagttggatgtaactataggggcaaaatggtaatttggcccaactgtacttacgagcaatttgtgaagagccatcgtacttttgattggttatatccaatggacacaaaagtatatctgtagtacgaagagtgcagttatcggtctttagtagaatatccgacagttaacaaatggtagataatgtgattaaatagtttaatcagttattcatgtaccattggagcttcaagctacagctccatgaggtcctcttggtagctcaatggatttaagttgagaatcagtttttgcgttaatttgaaatgttcataagaaggaatttgattatatatgatataattaaattaattgaattatatataatataattgatatactgtatttgatacattaattgtttgattggagcaattaatatttgaatatgattcaaatatattttctatgaattagattcataattgttaagatttaatataaatatgatttatattaaatgccataaaatagagaaaaagaactatgatttatatattatatatgatgcaatattaaaactataggttataaatataatatgataagatagttatcatatttatttataatttattaattatttgataattaatcctttttctctataaccaccctttagtgggtagttattcaGTTTTTTGTGGCATAAATTGgatatatgaaatatgatttcattttattttccatGAGATCTGAAttcactatcgagtaaaagaAAGTCTTTTACATGATTCCTTGAGAGACTTGATCATCTACACAACAACCTTGTTCCCttctcgatcgtcttcctcctctaaCTCAGAacttccctctaaccaaaattagctaGAGCTCACCACTCCTAGATTCTGaaaccgagaataccaaggtcaccaagtggtagtgtcctctaTTGGTTCAACTCCTTGCTATTTGATGTTATTCAAGGAGAGTTAGTGACTTGTTCGACGCATTCGTGAACGAGTACGATCGAGGGATTAACTcacttcaaaggtataatctctaaacttcTGTTCTTGTTGACCGTAAATGTAGGCGTTCAatcaaaatgggatttggacaaTCCACTTTCGATCAAAGGTTTTCTGTCAAAAGAGATACTTCAATGAGAGGAAGAGATTTAGCACGAGTGGGTGTAGTCAGAAGGCAAAAACCAGAAGTCATATGATTGCAACAAGTGAAAGCAAGAAGCTATCGATTACCTGGAGAAACCACAAGAGCGGAGGAATTAGACAAAATCACCTGTTGAAGCAAGTCTTGCAAATATTGCATATGAAAATTAGACGGGGAAGGTTTAAAATCAGTAGAGGTGGCGGTAACAAAAACAGAGGTAGAACAAGGTTTACTAAAGTGTCTTGCCTTTGAAGAATGGCCTGGAGGTCGAGATGGTCGTGTGGGACAGTTATCTAGAATATGGCCACATTTGTGACAATACTTGCACTAACTTTTAGGCAGTCAACAAATTTATGCCTAGTGAGCTTACAGTTTTTAAATAATAGAGTTCTAGAAGTACTGGCCATAGGAGTGCTTACGAGCACAACCTCAGATTGCTTGGAAGAAGCGATGCCAAGACGTTTTTCCTCAAACAAAATTTACTAATTCACTGTGTCCAGTGACGAAAAAGGACTACGATGTAGTAAAGCAGCACGAGTAGATTCATATTCTAGATGAAGCCCCATAAGAACCTTAATAAGATGGAGATAATCAGCACTGATTTTAGCTTGATCCAATTGTGTCCAAATCGGCTAAAGCGTGGCCAAATATTCGTTAACGAA comes from Benincasa hispida cultivar B227 chromosome 2, ASM972705v1, whole genome shotgun sequence and encodes:
- the LOC120072021 gene encoding uncharacterized protein LOC120072021 gives rise to the protein MDVNNAFLNGALSEEVYMRTPSFLSLISESVSPLSSIVWFEASFAGLIISDLQHYLGEHFEMKDLGSLSYFLGLKVLMSSVGYSLSQAKYASDLLVHSRIIDSTTTPTPFDRYYFYLRDSLISWQNKKQGVVSRSNIKSEYHAVDDSTLELLWLHWLLADIGVPQPSATIFHCDNRNAI